The Thalassophryne amazonica chromosome 6, fThaAma1.1, whole genome shotgun sequence genome includes a region encoding these proteins:
- the LOC117512275 gene encoding adenosine receptor A1-like isoform X2: protein MVTPRRAGLVVFICWTVSFIVGFIPMLGWNNLWHFQQNGSISSDLIITCQFENVISMEYMVYFNFFGWVLPPLVLMLVIYVEIFYMIHKQLNKKISSSHNEPNKYYDKELNLAKSLALVLLLFAISWLPLHIINCITLFCPECQKPMFILYIAILLTHGNSAVNPIVYAFRIKKFRTAFHKIWQQYFCCKDVPALEIQPSDRKEMPNPDLLEAAPLQHPEKEISKLDQEQQL from the coding sequence ATGGTGACCCCTCGGCGGGCAGGGCTGGTGGTGTTCATATGCTGGACAGTTTCATTCATTGTGGGTTTTATACCCATGTTAGGCTGGAACAACCTGTGGCATTTCCAACAGAACGGCTCCATCAGCTCAGACCTCATCATTACCTGTCAGTTTGAAAACGTCATCAGCATGGAGTACATGGTCTATTTCAACTTTTTTGGATGGGTACTGCCGCCGTTAGTACTCATGTTGGTGATCTATGTGGAGATCTTCTACATGATCCACAAGCAGCTAAACAAGAAGATTTCCTCCAGCCACAATGAACCGAACAAGTATTATGACAAGGAGCTTAACCTCGCTAAATCGCTGGCCCTGGTCCTCTTGCTCTTTGCCATCAGCTGGCTTCCCCTTCACATCATTAACTGCATCACACTTTTCTGCCCTGAGTGCCAGAAACCCATGTTCATCCTCTATATTGCCATCCTACTCACCCATGGCAACTCTGCTGTCAATCCCATAGTGTACGCCTTCCGCATTAAGAAGTTCCGCACAGCCTTTCATAAAATCTGGCAGCAGTACTTCTGCTGCAAGGATGTGCCAGCTCTGGAGATTCAACCCAGTGACAGGAAAGAGATGCCCAACCCAGATTTACTGGAGGCAGCACCACTGCAGCACCCTGAGAAGGAAATCTCTAAACTGGATCAGGAACAGCAGCTGTAA